Part of the Sporichthya brevicatena genome, GGTCCTGCGGGTCCGACCCCGGCGCGACGAGCACGACGCGGTCACCGCCGGACGGCCGGAAGCCCTCGTCCTTGAGGTCGGACTTCTTGTAGCGGAACGTCCCGGTCACGTCGCTCTCGGAGTTGGTCAGGCGGAGGAACCGCGGGACCGCGTAGTCGGGCAGCCCGGCGCGCATGTGCCGCGCGAGGCCGGTGAGGTCGAAGTTCGTCGGGTCCTCCACGACGAGGCGCGCCATGCCCGCGCGGCCCTCCATGCCCGGCACCTCGACGCCGTAGACGATGGCCTCTTCGATGCCGGCGAAGCCGTTGATCACGCCCTCGACCTCGGTGGTCGCGACGTTCTCGGCGTGCCAGCGGAACGTGTCGCCGAGGCGGTCGACGAACTGGATGTGGCCGTGACCCTGATTCAGCACCAGGTCACCGGAGTTGAACCAGCGGTCGCCGGGTTTGAAGACGTCGTGCAGGATCTTGCTCTGCGTCGCCTCCGGGTCGGTGTATCCGTCGAACTGCTGGTGGGCGGAGATCTGTTGGAGCAGGACCCCGCGCCCACCCGGCTTCAGTGCGATCCCACGGCCGTTCGCGTCGCGGACGATGTCGTCCTTCTCGTGGTCCCACGCCGCGACCCTCATGCCGCGGGGCGACCACCCGCAGGTGCGGTCGAAGTTGAACAGGTTGACGAAGCCGGCCGGGGACTCCGAGCCGCCGTAGACCTCGTACACGGCGTCGATGCCGAAGCGCTTTTTGAAGTCGTCCCAGATCTCGTGCCGCAGGCCCGCGCCCATCATGTTGGTGACGCGGTGGTTGCGGTCGTCCGGCGAGGGCGGCTGGTTCCACAGGTAGCGCGCCATCTCGCCGACGTAGTTGAAGCCGGTCGCGTCGTGCTTGCGGATGTCGTTCCAGAAGTTCGAGGCCGAGAACCCGCGCGCGAGGGCGAACGTCGCGCCGGTGAACAGGCACGCGAACCAACCGCCCATGAGCGCGGTGACGTGGTACATCGGCAGCGGACAGTAGATGACGTCGTCCGGACCGATCTCGCGCAGCGCCTTGCCGGCGAACAGACCGCCCATGAACAGCCGGCGGTGCTTGTTGATCGCGCACTTCGGCATGCCGGTCGTGCCCGAGGTGTAGACGTAGAACGCCGGGTCGCCGAACGAGACGGCGGCGGTCTCGGGCAGGTTCGTCGACGCCGCCGACTCCGTGGCGGCGGTCAGGGACGTGAAGCCCGCCGGGAGCGGGGTGGAGCCGGCCTCCTCGGCGAGGAAGCACTGGGCCGGCAACTCGGTCTCGGGGATCGTGCGCAGGCTCGGCAGGAGTTCCTCGCCGACGACGAGTACCTTCGGAGCCGCGCGCCGGAGGCTGTTGGCCAGGACGTCGCCCTGGAGACCGGTGTTGACGAGCGCGCCGATCGCCCCGAGCTTCAGTGCGCCCATCGCGACCGGGATGTACGCCGAACGGTTCGTCAGAAAGATGGCGACGACGTCACCCTTGCCGACGCCGACCGCTTTGAGCGCGTGCGCGCACCGGTTGGACCACTCGTTGATCTCGGCCCAGGTGTAGACCTCGTCCTCGAACCGGAGCCCGACCTGGGTCGGGGTCTCGGCGGCCCGGCGCTCGAGGAGCGCGCCCATCGAGTCCTGCTCGGAGTCCGAGAGGCGCTGGAGTTTGATCAGGGCCGGGAGGACGCCGCGGTGGGAGAGCTTGCGGATCAGGCGCAGGTAGAACTCTCGGCCCGAGATCAGGTCGGCGTTCGCGCTCATCGGTTCCTCCACTGCGGAGCGCGCTTCTGGGCGAAGGCCGTCATTCCCTCCATCATGTCCGCGCTGACCATCAGCGCGTCGGCCGCGGCGGACTGGCGCTCCTGGGCGCGCACCTCGTCGGGTTCACCGCGCATGGCCTCCATCGCCTGCAGGGACAGACGCACCGAGGTGGGGGAGGCGGTGAGGATCTGATCGGCGAGTTCACGCGCGACGCTCAGCGACTCTCCGGCCGGGGTGACCCGGTTGACCAGGCCCCAGCTCCGGGCCTCCTCGGCGTCCATCCGGCGGCCGGTGAGGATGAGCTCGTTGGCGACGTTCGGGGGGATGCGGCGGGGCAGGCGGACCAGTCCACCGGCCCCGGCGAAGACGCCGACCTTGACCTCGCTGAGCCCGAACGTCGCCCGCTCGTCGGCGACCACGAGGTGGCAGGCGAGCGCGATCTCGCACCCGCCGCCGAGGGCGTACCCGTTGACCGCGGCGATCACCGGCTTCGCCATGTTCTGACGTCCCGTCAGCCCGCCGAACCCGGTGACCGGCAGATAGGTGGGCTTGCCGGAGGCGCTGTAGATCAGATCGTTGCCGGCGCAGAACGCGTCGTCCCCGGCGCCGGTGACGATCGCGACCCACAGCTCGGGGTCGGCGAAGTAGGCGTTCCAGATGTCTTCCAGCTCTTCGTTCGCCGGCGGGTGCAGGGAGTTGCGCAGGTCGGGTCGGTTGATCGTCACCTCCAGGAGCCGGCCACGGCGCTCGACGGTGGTGAACTCGTAGGAGTCGCGGAACCCGACGGGCCGGGTCGGCAGCCGTCGCTCCAGTGCCGCACGGCTGAGCGCGACGCGGTTGTTCGCGCCCGTCGCGCGGACGTAGATCCGGGTGCCGACGGGGTTGTCCTCGCCCTCCAGGAGTGCGAGCAACTCGTCGTCGCCGGAAACCCCGGTCGCGACGAAGCGGCGACCGTCCGACTCCATCCGGCCGACGACGATCGCGTGGGCACCGGACTTGCCGTACTTGACCGTCCACGTGTCCAGAC contains:
- a CDS encoding long-chain-acyl-CoA synthetase, translating into MSANADLISGREFYLRLIRKLSHRGVLPALIKLQRLSDSEQDSMGALLERRAAETPTQVGLRFEDEVYTWAEINEWSNRCAHALKAVGVGKGDVVAIFLTNRSAYIPVAMGALKLGAIGALVNTGLQGDVLANSLRRAAPKVLVVGEELLPSLRTIPETELPAQCFLAEEAGSTPLPAGFTSLTAATESAASTNLPETAAVSFGDPAFYVYTSGTTGMPKCAINKHRRLFMGGLFAGKALREIGPDDVIYCPLPMYHVTALMGGWFACLFTGATFALARGFSASNFWNDIRKHDATGFNYVGEMARYLWNQPPSPDDRNHRVTNMMGAGLRHEIWDDFKKRFGIDAVYEVYGGSESPAGFVNLFNFDRTCGWSPRGMRVAAWDHEKDDIVRDANGRGIALKPGGRGVLLQQISAHQQFDGYTDPEATQSKILHDVFKPGDRWFNSGDLVLNQGHGHIQFVDRLGDTFRWHAENVATTEVEGVINGFAGIEEAIVYGVEVPGMEGRAGMARLVVEDPTNFDLTGLARHMRAGLPDYAVPRFLRLTNSESDVTGTFRYKKSDLKDEGFRPSGGDRVVLVAPGSDPQDLTDDVEARIRSGEIRL